A DNA window from Kitasatospora atroaurantiaca contains the following coding sequences:
- a CDS encoding AfsR/SARP family transcriptional regulator — protein sequence MEFGILGPLLVRDGAEVRVIPAAKQRILLAALLVRRGQLVPAEQLVETVWDDRPPRSAATTLRNYVMRLRKGLGNAGERIETRAGGYLITVEPGEFDADRLVALRDLGADALRQGAFERATTLLDEALGLWRGPALVDVPSDSVRRLEADRLAEARLDILESKLDAELHLGHHAALFAELRTLTATHPERERFWVQLMTALYRSGRQSEALAVYQQVRQILTKEIGVEPGTELRAVHQRILSADPSLDDPAPAQDTEEHGIGRPVSPTPFQLPPDLTDFTGRTAEVLDLTARLTTASRRSAVIAVVSGQPGVGKSALAGHVAHAARFSHPDGTLYADLRGTQREPASAHAVLGSFLLALGLPAHTIPADLDERTALYRSVLAGRQLLVVLDNARDSAQVRPLLPGDPANAALITSRARLSDLAGAHPVELDVMTEAEALLFLERVLGPARPAADPRATAELAAACGGLPLALRICAARLSARPSWTVRHLADRLTGERQLFDELSLGSLDVRASFAASYEALDPAAARAFRLLSLPGSATVRIETAARLLDQPVSHTERILERLVDAHLLRAEEPGSYRYDGLLHAFAREQSVLRGLEPERWHAPPRRTARHREPDGVLVC from the coding sequence ATGGAGTTCGGGATTCTGGGGCCACTGCTGGTACGGGATGGCGCGGAGGTCCGCGTCATCCCGGCGGCCAAACAGCGCATCCTGCTGGCGGCGCTCCTGGTACGGCGGGGCCAGTTGGTGCCCGCGGAGCAGCTGGTGGAGACCGTGTGGGACGACCGTCCGCCCCGGAGCGCCGCCACCACCCTGCGCAACTACGTCATGCGGCTCCGCAAGGGCCTGGGGAACGCCGGGGAGCGCATCGAGACCCGGGCCGGCGGCTACCTGATCACCGTCGAGCCGGGCGAATTCGACGCCGACCGCCTGGTGGCGCTGCGCGACCTGGGCGCCGACGCGCTGCGGCAGGGCGCGTTCGAGCGCGCCACCACGCTGCTCGACGAGGCCCTCGGCCTCTGGCGCGGCCCGGCGCTGGTGGACGTTCCCTCGGACTCGGTACGGCGGTTGGAGGCCGACCGGCTCGCCGAGGCCCGGCTGGACATCCTCGAGTCGAAGCTGGACGCCGAACTCCACCTGGGCCACCACGCGGCGCTGTTCGCCGAGTTGCGCACGCTCACGGCGACCCACCCCGAGCGGGAGCGCTTCTGGGTCCAGCTGATGACCGCGCTGTACCGGAGCGGCCGCCAGTCGGAGGCACTGGCCGTCTACCAGCAGGTGCGGCAGATCCTGACGAAGGAGATCGGCGTCGAGCCCGGCACGGAGCTGAGGGCGGTGCACCAGCGCATCCTCAGCGCCGACCCGAGCCTGGACGACCCGGCTCCCGCCCAGGACACCGAGGAGCACGGGATCGGCCGGCCGGTCTCCCCGACGCCCTTCCAACTCCCTCCCGATCTGACGGACTTCACCGGACGTACCGCGGAGGTGCTCGATCTGACGGCCAGGCTCACCACGGCGTCCCGGCGGTCGGCCGTGATCGCGGTGGTGTCGGGCCAGCCGGGCGTGGGAAAGAGCGCGCTGGCCGGCCATGTCGCCCATGCCGCCCGCTTCTCCCATCCGGACGGCACCCTGTACGCCGACCTGAGGGGGACTCAGCGTGAGCCCGCCTCGGCTCACGCCGTGCTCGGGAGCTTCCTGCTCGCCCTGGGCCTCCCCGCCCACACGATCCCGGCCGACCTCGACGAACGGACGGCGCTCTACCGGTCCGTGCTCGCCGGACGGCAGCTCCTGGTCGTCCTCGACAACGCGCGGGACAGCGCCCAGGTCCGTCCGCTGCTGCCGGGTGACCCCGCGAACGCCGCCCTGATCACCAGCCGCGCACGGCTCTCCGACCTGGCCGGGGCGCATCCGGTCGAACTGGACGTCATGACCGAGGCGGAGGCGCTGCTGTTCCTCGAACGCGTCCTCGGCCCGGCCCGCCCGGCCGCCGATCCCCGGGCGACGGCCGAACTGGCGGCCGCCTGCGGGGGGCTGCCGCTGGCCCTGCGCATCTGCGCGGCGCGCCTGTCCGCCCGGCCGTCCTGGACCGTCCGGCACCTGGCCGACCGGCTGACCGGCGAGCGGCAGTTGTTCGACGAGCTCAGCCTGGGCAGTCTCGACGTCCGGGCCAGCTTCGCCGCCAGCTACGAGGCACTGGATCCGGCCGCCGCCCGGGCCTTCCGCCTGCTGTCCCTCCCGGGCTCGGCCACGGTCCGGATCGAGACCGCGGCCCGGCTCCTGGACCAGCCCGTGTCCCACACCGAGCGCATCCTCGAGCGCCTCGTCGACGCCCACCTGCTGCGCGCCGAGGAGCCGGGCAGCTACCGGTACGACGGCCTGCTGCACGCCTTCGCACGCGAGCAGAGCGTCCTGCGGGGCCTCGAGCCCGAACGGTGGCACGCGCCGCCCCGCCGTACGGCCCGCCACCGTGAACCCGACGGCGTCCTGGTCTGCTGA